The following is a genomic window from Thalassophryne amazonica chromosome 14, fThaAma1.1, whole genome shotgun sequence.
agatgagtgatcaagaACAAGATCAAAGATGAATGATATGAAACCAAGTTCCATGACAAAGACTACATGtcaggaatcaggatcaaagctctcaATCAAAGATgattgatcaggatcaaagattacaaTCAAAGATGAGGGAATATAGTTATACTTCAGTGCCCAGGATCACAGCTCCAAATTAAATGTTAGTGATAAGGACCAAAAGCTAAATTTGGGATCTAAGATGAGTAATCACAATCAAAGATGGCTAATCAACATGTATGTTCAGTGATCAGGACCAAAACTTATTAATCTGGATCACagatcaggattaaaggtcagtgaTCAGTAGGAAAATTCAGGTTCAAAATCAGTGATCAGGGTCAAAGATTTAGGTCAAAGACaagggatcaggatcaaagatcatgaTCAAAGGTGAGTTATCAGGGCCTATGTTCAGCACTAATGATCAAAggccagtgatcaggatcaaaagcctggatcaaagatgagtgatccagATCAAAGAGTTAACAGGACCTAAGTTCACTTACCAGGACAAAGTTaaataatcaggatcaaagcttatGATAAAAACTCTGTGATCATGATCAAGGATCACGTTCAAATGTCAGTGATCAAGTCCACAGTTGAGCAATCAGGATGTAAGTTTAGGATCAATGATGCAGGATCAATGACCAGGTGACATTTGGCCAGGACCAAATGTCACAGAATCAAAGGTCTGGATAAAAAATATCAATTATCAAAAGATATAACATGAATAATCAGGGTTGAAAGTGAGCAACCAACACAAAGGTAAGCAATcacaataaaaaacattttagcAATTATGATCAAAGATCACATTCAAATATCAGAGCAGCCATTTTGCTTTGTGTGCACCTGATcttatcagatctcagaagtgaagctgAATGGGTGCTGATTAGTATTTGGCTGGGAAAGGGCTCGGAAAGAGCAAGGGTTTTGCATGTTTcttcatccagtgtaaaacttgtgccaaatcctgaTGTAGTTCTGCACTGTATCTgcagtggtgaccctgagcaactgGGTGCAGCTGAGAGACAAACAACTAAAAATGAAATCACAGGATGTAAGGTTAGAATCAAAGATTAGGCTACAAAAAATAAGATCtgtgtgtgatttggcgcttttctATTTGGGTGTGACAACCAAACCCGGTCTCCCTTAATATGACAACTGCTGATTGAAGGAgtggctaaaaaaaaataaaagcccatAAACGCTTCATCatccttttttaaattttattatattttattttccacGCGCTTACATTGACGACCAACAATCATGGCGGAAATGTAGGCTTGTGGGTCAAGAGTCGATGCTTTTGATCGGTGGCGGATCACACAGCGGGGCAGACTTTCTATAAATAAAAAGCTTCAGGCTGAACGCGCTGAAACGAGTCGGAAGGGGGCGGAGTGATAGTAGGAGGGATTTCCTTCGCCAAGCCTTTCCACCAATCAGCACAATGAGCTGCGGGAGCCACGCCCACCGCCCGTGTGCGTATTTTTTTCtctcctactttttttttttttttttttaactgaagccGTGGATGTGTAGTTCGTCACACGCCGTTTCCCCTCCACGGTGCCGGACGGCAGCAGCAGACATGTGTTATTTATCGCTCAGCTGTAGAAGACAAATACCGGCTGTGGAAACGAAGGCTTAAAAGAATTAGAGGAAATTAAAGGAGCAGCTgtgcggagaaaaaaaaaaaaaaaagaagaagtagtagtagaAGAAGAAGGCGCgttttttgctgctgttgttgatTAGAATGGCGAGTCCGCCGCCGACGGGAGAGCAGCCGAACGCCACCAACACTGTCAAGAAATGCGGCTATTTGAAGAAGCAAAAACACGGACACAAGCGGTTTTTCGTGCTGAAAGAAGCCGGGGAGGGAATTCCCGGCGCGGCTGGAGTACTACGAGAGCGAGAAGAAATGGAAAAACAAATCGGCCGCCAAGAGAGTTCTTCCTCTGGACTCCTGTCTGAACATCAACAAGCGGGCGGACGCCAAGTACAAATATCTGATCGCACTTTACACCAAGGATGAGTACTTTGCGGTGGCGGCTGAAAACGAGCACGAGCAGGAGAGCTGGTACCGGTTTCTGACGGATTTAATGGGGAAAGTCTATGAAGGCGGAGCGGCGGCGGCGGCGTCCAGCTCCGCGTCCTCACTCGTTGGCTTAGACGAGGCGAGTTACGGCTCCATGACGCCGGTTACCGCCGCCTACAAGGAGGTCTGGCAGGTCACCCTCAAGTCCAGAGGGCTGGGACAGAGCAGGAACCTAACCGGGGTGTACAGACTTTGTCTCTCCAGTCGGACCATCAGCTTCGTCAAACTGAACTCGGAGGTCGCCTCCGTCATTTTGCAGCTGATGAACATCCGGAGGTGCGGCCACTCCGACAGCTTTTTCTTCATCGAGATCGGCCGGTCGGCGGCCATCGGGCCCGGGGAGTTGTGGATGCAGGCTGACGATTCGGTTGTGGCGCAAAACATCCACGAAACCATCCTGGAGGCGATGAAAGCCATGAAGGAGTTGTCGGAGTTCCGTCCGCGCAGCAAGAGCCAGTCGTCTGGCACCAACCCGATCTCCGTGCCCACGCGGCGGCACCTCACCCACCTTCCGCCCAGTCAGACCGGGTTGCCCCGCCGTTCGCGCACCGACAGCACATCTGCCACCTCCCCCGTTAGCAAGATCGCCTCCTGCCGCATCCGCGCAGCCAGCGAGGGCGACGGCACCATGACACGCCCCATGTCCGTGACAGGGAGCCCCCTCAGCCCGGGGGTCCACAGGACCCTCCTGAGCAGATCCCACACCATCACAGCCCGCCCCAGTCGGACATTTGAGTCATCGTCCCTCCAGCACAGTAAGTCCATGTCCATGCCTCTGTCTCATTCCCCACCCGTACCCGCGCCCAGCCCGGTGTCCTCCTGCCCGGACACCAGCGCCCCCCGCCCCTCAAGCTGCAGCGCCTCCTTTTCGGGGTCCCCCAGTGATGCCGGTTTCATTTCATGTGAGGAGTACAGCTCCAGCCCAGCTGAAGCTCGGGACCTCAGGCTACCTCTCGCTCTCCGCAGCAACACTCCCGAATCCCTCACCGCGGACACCCCCCCATCTCGGGATGGGAGTGAGCTGGATGGCTACATGGTAATGGAGCGGCAGAGTCAGAATGGTTATCGCTGGTTACCAGAGCTGGACATGGCTTATCGGAAGCGAACGTACTCCCTCACTACCCCCTGCCGGCAAAGGGGACTCCCCCAAGTGTCTTCAGCCTCCCTGGATGAGTACACGTTGATGAGAGCCACTTACAACACTCGCAGGTGTCACGCCGCCTCTCCCAAGGGAGCGTATCCTGAGGACGTATCCTACAGGGACAGTGGTTATATGCCGATGATGCCAGGTGTGGCACCTCAGTCGGCGAGGATGAAGGACGATGCCTACATGCCCATGAGCCCCATGTGTGTTTCTGCTCCAAAGCAGATCATCAACCCCCACGGACACCCCTCTCCAGCAGCGCTGCCCGTGCAGACAGATTTCTCTGGGAGTGCATCTCTGGAGGACAGTGGCTATATGCGCATGTGGTGTGGAACGAAAATGTCAGTCGAGAGCAACGATGGCAAAGTTACTAACGGAGAGTATCTGAACATGTCTCCCGTCGACCCTCTGGTGTCTCTCACACCCCCGGACTACATTCTCAGCCCCGTGGGAGGAGATCCCCGCCCCCCTCAACAGCATCACAGACAGCCTTATTCGTGGAGCTCTTTACCCCGCTCCCTTAAAGGCCCGTTGCAGCGCAGCGGGCACACGGACACAGACCAGTACGTGGTGATGAGTTTACAAAAACACCCGATAGCAGAGGAGACCAATTACTGCTCTGTTTCTCCGGGTCCACCTGGAGCTTCTTCCTCTGGTCCATCTCCTCTTAGAGCGACTCGGATAGATGGGGGTCTCTCGCACCGGGGCAGGGCGACTCGACCGACTCGCCTGGCTTTGGAGTCTTTAAGAATCCTGCCATGCATGAGTGAACACCCGCTTCCTTCAGAGCCACGCAGCCCGGGCGAGTACATCAAAATAGACTTCAGCGGCGCTGCACAAAACCCAAAAGCATCCACTTTGTCAGAGATCCCCGAGTTCTTGCTCAGTGAACAGCCAAGGTCTTCTCCACTCTCAGACTATGTTAATATTGATGTCAGCTTGGATCAGCGTGAAGGTTCCTCTCCCTCGGAGTACCCCAGACTGCTGACCGCCCGCCAGGATGCTCACGGAGCTGATGAGGGTAAAATTATAGAGGGAGACTCGGAGGAGAGGGGGAGAGTGGAGGAGTACCCCTTTCAACAGCAGGTGAGCCTTGCAGTTCCAGCTGCTCCAGTCAAGGATGACTACACCGAGATGACTTTCAGTGCGCTTGCCCCTCTTCCTCCCCTTTCCACCAGCCCTGCTGCATGTGTGCAGAGACTCAGTCTGGACAATATTGTTGACGCCGTACCCTCTGGGCCAGTTGACTCTTTTCTCTTAGGTGGTCCCTTATTGTCCGTCACCCTCATGGACCCACACAGAGGGGCTAAAGTGATCCGTGCAGACCCTAAAGGGCGCCGGCGGCACAGCTCAGAGACCTTCTCCTCCACCACTACCGTTACCCCCGTGTGCCCCTCTTTTGCCCGTGACCCCAAAAGGCACAGCTCTGCCTCTGTGGAGAACGTGTCTCACCCCGTTTGCCACTCCGACAGCCCCGAGGAGGAATACGGCAGCAACAGCCCCATGTGCAGGGAGACGTCTGCCGGTTACCAGAATGGACTGAACTACATTGCCTTAAACCTGATGGAGGGAGGCCTGGCGGGGTGCAGGTTAGGGGGCTGCGACAGCCTGCTGGCCTTTAAGACGTCTTGTGGCTGCAAGGGAGGCGTGAATGGCTTCAGCACAAACCCGTACGCCACCTTGGGCTTCAAGGAGACTGCCACTGCTGTTAAAGGTGAGtcccatttataaaaaaaaaaaaaacctgtttacaTATACAACCTCATTCATTCAATAGGATTTCATTCATGAAGGGAGTGGTGTTTGGGCTTGAGAGCCGCCTACGGGCTGCTATGTACTCTGCAGAGATAATCGTTGCTAAGCAGCATTTCAGAGTTCATTTTCTGTTACACGATGAGTACACTGATAATCTTTCAGACAATGGTAGAGGGGCACGCTGGAAACCAAACACAAAAAGCTTCACTCCTCTCGCCTCAACATATCTGTAATCCCTATGTTTGCAAGGAAATAAAAGTAGAAAGGCACTCAGAGCGCATACTTATGCCGGAGTAAAGGCGGCTAACTGTTATTAGCTCTGATAACTGATAAAAGAGTGGAGTAAGAACTCCTTTTTGTCCAACATCAAGTGATTTTGGTGTTTATATAAAGGTTTGAAAATGAAAGATTTAAAAATGGCGTGTTGCCGGATGCTAATATTGGGTAAAAATGTGTATGTGTGAGATATATATTAACTAGCAACATGTGTGTTACCGTACATTTTGCACACTATGGAAATTGTAAATTACAGAATCAGGCACTGGACCATATTGGAATTCTACTGCAGTGCAAACCTGTGGTCCAGACACGTTCATATTGGTAAAATTTCACAGTGTTTTATGAAACCCAAACTGTTACCCTAAAactaattcaaatcaaatcagttttatttatatagcgccaaatcacaacaaacagttgccccaaggcgccttatattgtaaggcaaggccatacaataattacggaaaaaccccaacggtcaaaacgaccccctgtgagcaagcacttggcaacagtgggaaggaaaaactcccttttaacaggaagaaacctccagcagaaccaggctcagggaggggcagtcttctgctgggactggttggggctgagggagagaaccaggaaaaagacatgctgtggaggggagcagagatcaatcactaatgattaaagagtggtgcatacagagcaaaaagagaaagaaacactcagtgcatcatgggaaccccccagcagtctacgtctatagcagcataactaagggatggttcagggtcacctgatccagccctaactataagctttagcagaaaggaacgttttaagcctaatcttaaaagtagacagggtgtctgtctccctgatctgaattgggagctggttccacaggagaggagcctgaaagctgaagggctctgcctcccattctactcttacaaaccctaggaactacaagtaagcctgcagtctgagagtgaagtgctctattggggtgatatggtactatgaggtccctaagataagatgggacctgattattcaaaaccttataagtaagaagaagaattttaaattctattctagaattaacaggaagccaatgaagagaggccaatatgggtgagatatgctctctccgtctagtccctgttagcactctagctgcagcattttgaattaactgaaggctttgcagggaacttttaggacaatctgctaataatgaattacaatagtccagcctagaggaaataaatgcatgaattagttttttcagcatcactctgagacaagacctttctaattttagagatattgcacaaatgcaaaaaagcagtcctacatatttgtttaatatgcgcattgacatatcctgatcaaaaatgactccaagatttctcatagtattactagaggtcagggtaatgccatccagagtaaggatctggttagacaccatgtttctaagatttgtggggccaagtacaataactgaagttattgtacttggccccaagaCCAAGTATACAAAACCATTTAAAGATAAAGTAATATGGAAAGTTGCCGGGAAGCTGAGACTTTGCAACACAAGAAATATGCAGTGCCCTTCCAGAAATGTTGGTCAGTTTTGgaagtggaggttttttttttttgttatatatatacatTGTTTCCTTATTTCGCATACTTCACTGCGTACATGTAAAGATGTAGTTCTTACTGTagtttttaaatatgaaatttctaATTAGATGTGGATGCACGTTCCTGAATCTGTCGAGCAGGTGGCAGCACACATACAAATGTGGACATTACAAAAggttacacacacactcatcttcaactgcttatccaaggttgggtcgcgggggttggagcctatcccagcagtcacaggacgtGTGGCggagtacaccttggacaggacgccagtctgtcacagggtcacatatagatgaaccaacacattcacacccacacctgtggtcaatttaaagtttccagttcatctaacctgcaggtctttggatgtgggaggaagccggagtacccggagagaacccacgcaaacatttgGAGAAcaatcaaactccacacagaaaggccacaggtgggaatcgatcccatgaccttcttgctgtgaggcaacagtgctaaccattaagccaccgtgctgccctgaaatgttccaaaacagtgtAAGTGACAAAAGATTTTGGTATCACCCCCTTAAGTTTTTAACTCAAGTGAAGGTGCATGctgcatccagcaggtggcagacataccTATCAGTTATTACATAGCCAACAAAGATGCTTTTCGatatggtgcatcaaagttcattcACTTTGTACcaattatatgcccttttaactTGGAGAGTTTGGGATAAGAGAATTTATTGGTTCCTGAGTTATTGTTGACACAAGTTAGCTGCGATGGACTAACCCACCCCACCCAGTCAACACTTATTATTTGTAATCAGCGCAGGAAATAAGTGGTCACAGATAATTGAGTACTGGAAGCATTTCATTGGTAATTCATAGGGTGAAAAAAGTTGTGAATGCTTGGAGTTGGGTGTCGATTGTAGTGTTTAGTTAGTATTAGTCACCTACTGGTCACACCCTTTACACATCCATAAAGCTCAACACTGACATTTTTGACAGACTGTGTGTCGGTTGATCTGCACATATCACTGCAGAAATAGTCCTTCAACATACAAGTCTGTAAGACGGGGAAGACACTGAATTGTGCAAAACATTTCTACTTCTCGGCTGCAGGATAAAGGAACATAATCCAGAGTTTACCACTGGATGctccaatctttttttttaaaccttttatTTAACATGGTGATATTTTGAAGGTTTTCTTAGATGCTGTTCTAATAATTTCTTTCAGCTGATTTGTGAATGTCTACTGATGTGTGAATGGTTTCCTCTGTCCTCCCCTCAGTGACGCAGTTTTATCCCACGTCAGTATTtagaagaagaataaaaaaaaaaaacattaattgaCGCATCTACTGTATCAGTATTAAATACTGCAGGGTGGCAGCTAGTTATTATTTTCCTTATTGTTTAATTCGTCTATTTTTAGTTGATCACTTAATGGATTCATTAGAATATGGTTAAAAAAGTGCCTCTTAACAGAAGAGCAAATGAGATTTTCAGATTAATTTGTCAGTTCAGactagaacaaaacaaaatggaaaaaaacccacaaaGCTGTTGAAAAAcattaacattttttaaagatgTCCTAactcatccatcctgttttcccttGAATTTATTGGAATCCATTCCAGGTTAGGTCCAATGTTTTCACTAATTttccagggggaaaaaaaacaagaaacaggtgtatttctctctctctttttctttttttctccacTTACGCAGTACAATGCACCATGTGTTGGTTGTTAGAGATAGTTGTTGATCAGCAAGCTGGCGTCagcgactgaatggtcccccctaaaaaacggtccaccctgctttcactgcgcatgcgtcatcagccgcggttcaccgagtatcacctcgtttctgcttcagactgcactccagtcatcatctatctctgtGACCGATATCTGAggatttgtacaacaatcatttccacatgaattcaggaTTATTtcattcatcataaaagatggagaaaacgatcagagcgccacagtcagatgagctgctagctgctgtattCACGAcacctctgtcatttcaaagagtcaccggttatcgccttgtttctgctaaaaatggcctcgtttctgcttaaaactgactttagaatgattcaagaggttttaccttgtcatctgatgtttaataatcccattattacCTTTGATCGTTTtgagtgaagagagtcagactcagatgagctgctgtagtcccaaatgacgcatgcacagtgaaggcagggcgaaccaatttttagggggggaccgttcggtctgcgatacCAGAAGTGGTTGATGTGACGGTTTTCTTTTGTGaatgactctgctctgtgttagtCCCGCTTATCGCACATCTACTGTCCGTTGTCTTTGCGAACTTTGGTAATGTTGGT
Proteins encoded in this region:
- the irs2b gene encoding LOW QUALITY PROTEIN: insulin receptor substrate 2 (The sequence of the model RefSeq protein was modified relative to this genomic sequence to represent the inferred CDS: deleted 1 base in 1 codon), with translation MASPPPTGEQPNATNTVKKCGYLKKQKHGHKRFFVLKEAGEEFPARLEYYESEKKWKNKSAAKRVLPLDSCLNINKRADAKYKYLIALYTKDEYFAVAAENEHEQESWYRFLTDLMGKVYEGGAAAAASSSASSLVGLDEASYGSMTPVTAAYKEVWQVTLKSRGLGQSRNLTGVYRLCLSSRTISFVKLNSEVASVILQLMNIRRCGHSDSFFFIEIGRSAAIGPGELWMQADDSVVAQNIHETILEAMKAMKELSEFRPRSKSQSSGTNPISVPTRRHLTHLPPSQTGLPRRSRTDSTSATSPVSKIASCRIRAASEGDGTMTRPMSVTGSPLSPGVHRTLLSRSHTITARPSRTFESSSLQHSKSMSMPLSHSPPVPAPSPVSSCPDTSAPRPSSCSASFSGSPSDAGFISCEEYSSSPAEARDLRLPLALRSNTPESLTADTPPSRDGSELDGYMVMERQSQNGYRWLPELDMAYRKRTYSLTTPCRQRGLPQVSSASLDEYTLMRATYNTRRCHAASPKGAYPEDVSYRDSGYMPMMPGVAPQSARMKDDAYMPMSPMCVSAPKQIINPHGHPSPAALPVQTDFSGSASLEDSGYMRMWCGTKMSVESNDGKVTNGEYLNMSPVDPLVSLTPPDYILSPVGGDPRPPQQHHRQPYSWSSLPRSLKGPLQRSGHTDTDQYVVMSLQKHPIAEETNYCSVSPGPPGASSSGPSPLRATRIDGGLSHRGRATRPTRLALESLRILPCMSEHPLPSEPRSPGEYIKIDFSGAAQNPKASTLSEIPEFLLSEQPRSSPLSDYVNIDVSLDQREGSSPSEYPRLLTARQDAHGADEGKIIEGDSEERGRVEEYPFQQQVSLAVPAAPVKDDYTEMTFSALAPLPPLSTSPAACVQRLSLDNIVDAVPSGPVDSFLLGGPLLSVTLMDPHRGAKVIRADPKGRRRHSSETFSSTTTVTPVCPSFARDPKRHSSASVENVSHPVCHSDSPEEEYGSNSPMCRETSAGYQNGLNYIALNLMEGGLAGCRLGGCDSLLAFKTSCGCKGGVNGFSTNPYATLGFKETATAVKE